From a single Paenibacillus sp. FSL W8-0426 genomic region:
- a CDS encoding family 78 glycoside hydrolase catalytic domain — MTSMKTMVEMKEKSGSDEWYAKWITRPVVQPHDWFSYQAEVILSVEEGGAVFLFGYRDEGNHCGIELHEHEEDIQQTLVYIYRVEEDVRQALGKIVLPALHKLPPRLSLKIRTEAGEWQVSIDEHYTHRCMAADYEGTIAFRTTDGQKATFRDLKLSGSDGRVLYSNRFYDPKTTHFTTGTISPSGNGLVLEENMLSICEAPLPVDSPQFRKTFELPSSALEARLRIYSVGWYELCINGNRADNRVLAPANSPYSRRMLYDTYDVTHLLQEGENVLGVWLGNGYHFNYSRWGWKWNRDKAFILQLDLRFEDGGTRTIMTDESWSFASSPILSNDIYDGESYDARQEHIGWDQPGFLKNGDWSRAVTAEPPVGKLEANTQPPVVPRNPVEPIAVFRPRPGVGVYDFGQNMAGWVRIQVTGPEGSQVRLRYSELVDEQGSIDPWTNRNAKATDTYILRGEPEERYEPRFTYHGFRYVEVSGETDHLSIQAIPIHADVEPAGSFECSDEGINQLYSNIRWSYLNNLVSIPTDCCQRDERTPCLMDSAVVEEAGMHHFHMQNYYRKWLGDIEESMTNPDWSGDKVFLPWRLYQHYNDLDTLRQSYPSMKAYIDHLHQVWPDHQVKDGFGDWCPPNDDGWENYFHEVELVNTSIYYKITSIVAETAVILGMSADHEHYSGLARDIHQTFHRHWNLGNGVYGSGSQTAQLLPLAFGMVPVKERTSAAERLVEAIWEHGGHLHTGIYGTRYLIDVLADYGYIDVAYELLSKKEYPGFGYQIERGATTLWEQWSEKGGMHSHDHAMFGGISVSFYTRLAGIRPDSPGYEKIWIEPIIPSKLERVSASLRTAHGTIAVAWKKDEAGLHMEVTIPEGTTATLVVPPDIVNAAKLRRSHKLNPGRHVFSIPIGTIR, encoded by the coding sequence ATGACATCCATGAAGACCATGGTGGAAATGAAGGAGAAATCAGGATCTGACGAATGGTATGCCAAGTGGATTACGCGCCCCGTAGTCCAGCCTCATGACTGGTTTTCATATCAGGCAGAGGTCATTCTCAGCGTGGAAGAAGGTGGTGCCGTATTTCTGTTCGGTTATCGTGATGAAGGCAATCACTGCGGTATTGAACTGCATGAGCATGAAGAAGACATACAGCAGACGCTCGTTTACATTTATCGCGTTGAAGAAGACGTACGCCAGGCTTTGGGGAAGATTGTTTTACCTGCGTTGCACAAACTTCCTCCACGTCTTTCGCTCAAGATACGTACGGAAGCCGGGGAATGGCAAGTATCCATAGATGAACATTACACGCATCGCTGCATGGCAGCGGATTATGAAGGAACGATTGCATTCCGGACGACAGACGGGCAAAAGGCAACCTTCCGTGATCTGAAGCTCAGCGGGAGTGATGGCCGCGTGCTGTACTCCAACCGCTTTTATGATCCGAAGACGACTCATTTTACCACAGGCACGATTAGCCCTTCGGGGAATGGGCTCGTGCTTGAGGAAAACATGCTGTCGATCTGTGAGGCACCCCTTCCTGTTGACAGCCCTCAGTTTCGCAAAACATTTGAATTGCCGTCATCTGCACTCGAAGCCAGACTGCGCATCTATTCGGTAGGTTGGTATGAGCTTTGCATCAACGGGAACCGGGCGGACAACCGTGTTCTGGCTCCAGCCAATTCGCCGTATTCCCGCAGAATGCTCTATGACACCTATGACGTGACCCATCTGCTTCAAGAAGGAGAAAACGTACTCGGCGTGTGGCTCGGGAATGGTTACCATTTCAATTATTCGCGGTGGGGATGGAAATGGAATCGGGATAAAGCCTTTATCCTGCAATTGGACCTCCGGTTTGAGGATGGCGGCACGCGCACTATCATGACGGACGAATCTTGGTCATTCGCGTCAAGCCCGATTCTTTCCAACGATATCTATGACGGGGAGTCCTATGATGCACGACAGGAGCACATCGGTTGGGATCAACCGGGATTTCTTAAAAACGGGGATTGGTCGAGGGCTGTAACTGCCGAACCGCCTGTCGGCAAGCTTGAAGCGAACACCCAACCTCCTGTTGTGCCTCGCAACCCGGTTGAGCCCATCGCTGTCTTTCGGCCACGTCCGGGCGTGGGCGTATACGATTTTGGTCAAAACATGGCAGGGTGGGTTCGCATTCAGGTAACCGGTCCTGAAGGCAGTCAAGTGCGGCTGAGATACAGCGAGCTGGTCGATGAACAAGGCAGCATCGATCCCTGGACGAATCGAAATGCCAAAGCAACCGACACGTACATTCTCCGCGGGGAGCCGGAAGAACGTTATGAACCTCGGTTCACTTATCACGGCTTCCGTTATGTGGAAGTCAGCGGTGAAACAGATCATCTCTCCATTCAGGCTATTCCCATTCATGCAGATGTCGAGCCGGCCGGCAGTTTTGAATGTTCGGATGAAGGCATCAATCAGCTCTACAGCAATATTCGTTGGTCGTACCTCAACAATCTGGTCAGCATACCCACGGATTGCTGTCAGCGTGATGAGCGCACGCCTTGTCTCATGGATTCCGCTGTCGTTGAGGAAGCCGGCATGCACCATTTCCATATGCAGAATTACTACCGCAAATGGCTCGGAGATATTGAAGAAAGCATGACCAACCCGGACTGGAGCGGGGACAAAGTCTTCCTTCCTTGGCGTCTCTATCAGCATTACAACGATCTGGATACTTTACGCCAGAGTTATCCGTCCATGAAAGCATATATTGACCATCTGCATCAGGTATGGCCAGACCATCAGGTGAAGGATGGCTTTGGGGACTGGTGCCCTCCCAATGATGATGGTTGGGAAAACTACTTTCACGAAGTCGAACTGGTGAATACAAGTATTTACTACAAAATCACGTCCATTGTCGCCGAAACGGCGGTGATCCTGGGCATGAGCGCAGATCATGAACATTATTCGGGGCTGGCTCGGGATATCCACCAGACCTTTCATCGCCATTGGAACTTGGGGAACGGTGTTTACGGCAGCGGTTCCCAGACCGCTCAGCTTCTGCCGCTCGCGTTTGGCATGGTGCCGGTCAAAGAGCGGACCTCAGCCGCAGAGCGGCTTGTGGAAGCTATCTGGGAACACGGCGGTCATCTTCATACAGGCATCTATGGCACAAGATATTTGATTGACGTACTGGCGGACTACGGGTACATCGATGTTGCCTATGAGCTTCTGAGCAAGAAGGAATATCCCGGCTTCGGATACCAGATTGAGCGCGGAGCCACGACGCTCTGGGAGCAATGGAGCGAGAAAGGTGGCATGCATTCCCATGACCACGCCATGTTCGGGGGCATCAGCGTTTCTTTTTACACGCGACTGGCTGGCATTAGGCCCGACTCGCCAGGTTATGAAAAAATATGGATCGAGCCGATCATCCCCTCAAAGTTGGAACGGGTGAGCGCTTCGCTAAGGACGGCACATGGAACCATTGCGGTAGCATGGAAGAAAGACGAGGCAGGTCTGCATATGGAGGTGACGATCCCTGAAGGAACCACAGCCACGCTTGTTGTGCCTCCTGATATAGTAAATGCCGCGAAACTGCGCCGTTCTCACAAATTGAACCCGGGACGACACGTCTTCTCCATCCCAATCGGTACGATCCGATAA